A stretch of Ipomoea triloba cultivar NCNSP0323 chromosome 13, ASM357664v1 DNA encodes these proteins:
- the LOC116002083 gene encoding histone H2AX yields MSSGGGAGKGGAGRGKAKATKSVSRSSKAGLQFPVGRIARFLKAGKYAERVGAGAPVYLAAVLEYLAAEVLELAGNAARDNKKNRIVPRHIQLAVRNDEELSKLLGDVTIANGGVLPNIHQTLLPKKAGSGKGEIGSASQEF; encoded by the exons ATGAGTAGCGGCGGGGGTGCAGGGAAGGGCGGCGCTGGTAGAGGCAAGGCGAAAGCCACGAAATCGGTGTCTCGATCTTCTAAGGCGGGGCTCCAGTTCCCGGTCGGCAGGATCGCTCGATTCCTCAAGGCTGGAAAGTACGCCGAGCGTGTTGGTGCCGGAGCTCCGGTTTATCTCGCTGCTGTTCTTGAATATCTCGCTGCTGAG GTGTTGGAATTGGCTGGGAATGCAGCAAGGGACAACAAGAAGAATCGCATAGTGCCAAGGCACATTCAATTGGCTGTGAGGAATGATGAAGAGCTTAGCAAGCTTCTGGGTGATGTAACTATTGCCAATGGGGGTGTTTTGCCCAATATCCATCAGACTTTGCTGCCAAAGAAGGCTGGCTCTGGAAAGGGTGAAATTGGCTCTGCTTCTCAGGAGTTTTag
- the LOC116002082 gene encoding dymeclin produces the protein MGAVPSTPRFTGAVRQETAEYLIGAFIGDKSYPLTSDYWQKLLLHPLYLHWSTDRVHEACRLFAKNNHNTRHLAKILVHLSWCLQECVSASDVPSLSFMKALNAVYISSIFLKYLIENANTDNFEELYISLNESEEIPHNLSTDQRIEHLVVHSVFSFVGKVDVSTNSFLLHYELLNFMLVAMSTQLLSGPSPGPSDIHPFIDAAMLQESSLVNMVVQKLLHNYITRPRFPAKSLSYQIFAEGNQPGVLQRVGSVAANLVLLPLSYFASSSAEASKSPLADSSLNILLILTHYRKCLNVDPGKDESDYSISDPLPKEETCFFENPYCVALDNARDTEFDRVDIEGTAQNGPLVRLPFASLFDTLGMCLADETSVLLLYSLVHGNSDFLEYVLVRTDLDTLLMPLLETLYNAPRRAPNQIYMVLIILLILSQDSSFNASIHKLMLQSVPWYKERVLHQTSLGSLMVIILTRIINYNLSKLRDVYLHTNCLATLANMAPHVHRLSAYASQRLVSLFDMLSRKYNKLAEMKNDKMSFSNGESIGDNLPEDSSAELHIYTDFLRIVLEILNAILTYALPRNPEVVYAILHRQEVFHPFKSHPRFNELLDNLFTVLDFFNSRMDAQNIVGEWSVEKVLQIIIVNCRSWRGEGMKMFTQMRFTYEQESHPEEFFIPYVWQLVLSRSGLDFSPSSINLFPVDLPVEDGFAGSDASKLQNGELDGSRHVGIWVE, from the exons ATGGGGGCGGTGCCATCAACGCCGCGGTTCACCGGCGCTGTGCGGCAGGAGACGGCGGAGTACCTAATTGGAGCGTTTATCGGCGATAAATCATATCCGCTTACCTCGGATTACTGGCAGAAGCTTCTCCTGCACCCACTCTACCTCCATTGGTCCACCGACCGTGTTCACGAAGCTTGCCGCCTCTTCG CAAAGAACAACCATAACACGAGGCACCTTGCCAAGATCCTAGTTCATCTAAGTTGGTGTTTGCAAGAGTGTGTTTCTGCATCAGATGTACCTTCGTTGTCTTTTATGAAAGCCCTCAATGCAGTGTACATCTCATCTATTTTTCTGAAATACCTGATTGAGAATGCCAATACTGATAACTTTGAAGAATTGTACATATCTCTAAATGAAAGCGAGGAGATACCACATAATCTCTCAACAG ATCAGAGGATTGAGCATCTCGTTGTCCATAGTGTGTTTAGCTTTGTTGGAAAAGTAGACGTGAG TACCAACTCATTTCTTCTGCACTATGAACTGCTTAACTTCATGCTTGTTGCCATGTCAACACAACTCCTTTCGGGGCCATCACCTGGCCCAAGTGATATTCATCCTTTCATTGATGCTGCAATGCTACAG GAAAGCTCTTTGGTGAATATGGTTGTTCAAAAACTGCTTCATAATTACATCACGCGACCACGCTTCCCTGCAAAGTCCTTATCTTATCAGATATTTGCTGAAGGAAATCAGCCTGGTGTTTTACAGAGAGTTGGCTCTGTAGCTG CAAACCTTGTGCTATTGCCATTAAGTTACTTTGCCAGCTCCAGTGCTGAAGCTTCTAAAAGTCCATTGGCGGACAGCAGTCTGAATATTTTACTTATTCTTACTCACTACCGCAAGTGTCTCAATGTGGACCCTGGAAAAGATGAAAGTGATTACAGTATTTCAGATCCTCTTCCTAAGGAAGAAAcatgtttttttgaaaatccttacTGCGTGGCCTTGGATAACGCTCGGGATACTGAAT TTGATCGTGTTGATATAGAAGGGACTGCACAAAATGGTCCACTTGTGAGACtgccttttgcttctctttttgATACCCTTGGGAT GTGCCTGGCTGATGAGACTTCTGTTCTCCTTCTTTATTCACTTGTCCATGGGAACTCAGATTTTCTAGAATATGTTTTGGTCAGGACAGATCTTGATACCCTG TTGATGCCTTTGCTGGAAACACTGTATAATGCTCCAAGAAGGGCACCCAACCAAATCTACATGGTCCTAATTATCCTTCTTATACTCAGTCAAGATTCCTCTTTCAATGCTAGCATACACAAACTG ATGCTGCAGAGTGTCCCATGGTACAAAGAGCGTGTCCTTCATCAGACATCTCTAGGTTCTCTCATGGTCATAATCCTGACAAGGATTATCAACTATAATCTATCTAAACTTCGG GATGTTTATCTCCATACAAATTGTCTAGCAACTTTGGCAAATATGGCACCTCATGTCCATCGCCTTAGTGCCTATGCATCACAGCGTTTGGTTAGCCTTTTTGATATGCTTTCGCGCAA GTACAACAAATTAGCTGAGATGAAAAATGACAAGATGAGTTTTTCCAATGGTGAATCCATAGGAGACAATCTACCAGAGGACAGT TCAGCTGAGCTGCATATATACACTGACTTCCTGAGGATTGTTTTAGAAATACTGAATGCAATCCTTACTTATGCACTCCCTCGAAATCCTGAG GTTGTTTATGCAATTTTGCATAGGCAGGAGGTTTTCCATCCTTTTAAGAGTCATCCACGGTTTAATGAGCTGCTTGATAACCTTTTTACG GTCTTAGACTTTTTTAACAGCCGCATGGATGCACAAAATATAGTTGGTGAATGGTCAGTGGAGAAAGTACTTCAGATCATAATTGTTAATTGCCGATCTTGGAGAGGTGAAGGCATGAAG ATGTTTACGCAAATGCGCTTTACTTATGAACAAGAGAGTCATCCAGAGGAGTTTTTCATACCTTATGTATGGCAGTTGGTTCTGTCTCGAAG TGGTTTGGATTTTTCTCCTAGCAGTATAAATCTTTTTCCAGTTGACCTCCCTGTGGAA GATGGATTTGCTGGTTCAGATGCAAGCAAGCTACAAAATGGCGAATTGGATGGAAGTAGACATGTCGGAATCTGGGTTGAATGA
- the LOC116000930 gene encoding subtilisin-like protease SBT3.14 yields the protein MSHKTFTFLLLNLIISAIATEPISLGAPSSKADLQVYMVVTEKPNGDPTTVYVRMLTSLLCSEKAAKKALVYVYKFSMQGFAAKLTHQQAKCLSKYPGVISVEKDQIVSLPPLRDEGN from the exons ATGTCTCACAAAACTTTCACCTTCTTGCTACTTAATCTTATCATAAGCGCAATTGCAACTGAACCAATTTCGTTGGGTGCACCATCTTCCAAAGCCGACTTACAAGTCTATATGGTTGTTACTGAGAAACCCAATGGAGATCCTACCACAGTTTATGTTAGAATGTTAACTTCACTTTTGTGCAG TGAGAAGGCAGCGAAGAAGGCATTGGTCTATGTTTATAAATTCTCTATGCAAGGATTTGCAGCTAAACTCACCCATCAACAAGCAAAATGTCTTTCCA AATATCCCGGTGTTATATCCGTTGAAAAGGACCAAATAGTGTCATTGCCGCCCCTACGAGACGAGGGGAATTGA
- the LOC116002720 gene encoding ABC transporter G family member 25-like has translation MPTPSEAPAIVAEHPNSHSFPFIMSSYPITLKFVDVSYRVKLENNGTRGGSLKRMFSAGPTSSDLENSMAQIQERTILSRITGMVSPGEILAILGPSGSGKSTLLNALAGRINGHGFTGQILANNKKFSRPVLKRTGFVTQDDILYPHLTVRETLVFCARLRLPGSLTRGEKTAVADAVIAELGLMKCENTIIGNSFIRGVSGGERKRVSIAHEMLINPSLLILDEPTSGLDSTAAHRLVSTLGSLAQKGKTVVTSVHQPSSRVFQMFSSVLVLSEGRCLYFGKANEAMSYFESVGFSPSFPMNPADFLLDLANGVCQVDGVSERERPNVKQTLISSYNTLLAPKVKEALCLETTTPKEAILSNGATHNIPPCNNNNGFSSFLNQLTILLQRGLKERRHETFNSLRVFQVVAAALLAGAMWWHSDYLDVQDRLGLLFFISIFWGVFPSFNAVFAFPTDRAVFLKERASGMYNLPSYFLARVAGDLPMELILPTLFLTILYWMSGLKPDILAFVLTLLVVLGYVVVSQGLGLALGAIIMDAKQASTVVTVTMLAFVLTGGFYVHKVPSCLAWIKYISTTFYSYKLLVFVQYGDGNGVSSLLKCSSSGHGSNRDGCKFVEQDIQGQIHPATSVVILLIMFFGYRLIAYLALRRFNKA, from the exons ATGCCAACTCCAAGTGAAGCTCCAGCCATTGTTGCAGAACACCCTAATTCCCATAGCTTTCCCTTCATCATGTCATCTTATCCCATTACTCTTAAG TTTGTGGATGTGAGCTATAGGGTAAAATTGGAAAATAACGGGACGAGGGGTGGGAGTTTGAAGCGGATGTTTTCTGCCGGGCCCACCTCTTCTGATCTTGAGAATTCAATGGCCCAGATTCAGGAGCGGACGATTTTGAGCAGGATTACCGGGATGGTTTCTCCGGGGGAGATCCTAGCCATTCTTGGGCCGTCCGGGAGCGGGAAATCGACGCTCCTAAATGCGCTTGCAGGGAGGATAAATGGACACGGATTCACCGGACAAATCCTCGCTAACAACAAGAAATTCAGCAGACCGGTCCTGAAACGAACCGGGTTCGTCACCCAGGACGATATCCTCTACCCGCACTTGACGGTTCGGGAGACGCTGGTCTTCTGCGCGCGGCTGAGGCTCCCCGGTTCGCTCACCCGGGGAGAGAAAACCGCGGTGGCCGACGCCGTGATCGCCGAGCTGGGGCTGATGAAATGCGAGAACACCATCATCGGAAACAGCTTCATCCGGGGCGTCTCCGGCGGGGAGCGGAAGCGGGTGAGCATAGCGCACGAGATGCTAATAAACCCGAGTCTGCTAATCCTGGACGAGCCGACATCCGGTCTGGACTCGACCGCCGCGCACCGGCTCGTCTCCACCTTGGGCTCGCTGGCTCAGAAGGGCAAAACCGTGGTCACGTCGGTTCACCAACCGTCGAGCCGGGTTTTCCAGATGTTCAGCTCGGTTCTGGTTTTGTCCGAAGGAAGGTGCTTGTATTTCGGTAAAGCCAACGAAGCAATGTCGTATTTCGAGTCGGTTGGATTCTCTCCTTCGTTTCCCATGAACCCGGCCGATTTCCTCCTCGACCTCGCTAATG GAGTTTGCCAGGTTGATGGTGTGAGTGAAAGGGAGAGGCCAAACGTGAAACAAACCTTAATCTCCTCGTACAACACATTGTTAGCTCCAAAGGTAAAAGAAGCATTATGTTTGGAGACAACAACACCCAAAGAAGCAATTTTGAGCAATGGAGCCACCCATAATATTCCTCCatgcaacaacaacaatggctTCTCTAGTTTCTTGAACCAGCTCACCATTCTCctccaaagaggcctaaaagaACGCCGGCACGAGACGTTCAACTCCCTCCGGGTCTTCCAAGTGGTGGCGGCCGCCCTCCTGGCGGGCGCAATGTGGTGGCATTCCGATTACCTAGATGTCCAGGACCGCCTGGGCCtcctcttcttcatctccaTCTTCTGGGGCGTCTTCCCGTCCTTCAACGCCGTCTTCGCCTTCCCAACGGACCGGGCCGTCTTCCTCAAGGAGAGGGCCTCGGGCATGTACAATCTCCCCTCCTATTTCCTGGCCCGCGTGGCCGGGGACCTCCCCATGGAGCTCATCCTCCCCACATTGTTCCTCACAATATTATACTGGATGTCCGGCCTAAAACCGGACATCCTCGCCTTCGTGCTCACCTTGCTGGTCGTGCTGGGCTATGTCGTCGTGTCCCAGGGCCTCGGCCTGGCCCTCGGGGCCATAATCATGGACGCTAAACAGGCCTCCACCGTGGTCACCGTCACCATGCTCGCCTTCGTCCTAACGGGCGGGTTCTACGTCCACAAAGTCCCGTCTTGCCTGGCTTGGATCAAGTACATCTCCACCACGTTCTATAGTTACAAACTTCTTGTCTTTGTCCAATATGGGGATGGCAATGGGGTCTCCTCTTTGCTCAAATGCTCATCATCAGGCCATGGAAGCAACAGGGATGGCTGCAAATTTGTTGAGCAAGATATTCAGGGCCAGATTCATCCTGCCACAAGTGTGGTTATCTTGCTCATAATGTTCTTTGGGTATAGGTTGATTGCTTATTTGGCTTTGAGGCGGTTTAATAAAGCCTAA